The following proteins are encoded in a genomic region of Bosea beijingensis:
- a CDS encoding SDR family NAD(P)-dependent oxidoreductase: MPGANSLESLWRLLLEGRNVVSERPHGRWNVERFLRPGDPAPGFSYSFAGGYLDDAFGFDPTPFSISPREAQQMDPQQRLLLMTAWRAFEDAGLPPSTLAGRNVGVYVGASLADYQSAGAFDPAVIGSHFMTGNALSILANRLSYVFDLKGPSFTVDAACSSSFIALAQAVAALRAGDVDLAIVGGVNMLLSPVPFIGFSQARMLSTTGLCRPFSEAADGYVRSEGAVVLVLQRETEAIADGRRVRSVVVAAGTNADGRTNGISLPSQDTQQQLIEMTYRNAGFAPDVLAFVEAHGTGTKIGDPIEAAAIGEALGRHRAAPLPIGSIKSNLGHLEAASGLASLLKASLALEHRLVPRSLFSETPNTAIPFDDLNLQPLVEPLALPSDGRDLVAGICNYGFGGTNGHAILRSARSEEQGRASAGVSRPAEMLLVSASTAEALKARALQAAEAISGDRPIERIASALAYQCEWLPHRLAVSLPEKPTAAADVAASLRAFAQNSDSRKDSSAAVVHGAARPAVFVFSGNGAQFVGMGRAAYRVNAAFRHEVDEIDRIYKEIAGWSITEFLRDGVSDEELERTSIAQPLIFAVQSALAAVLAEYGIRPVGILGHSVGEIAAVECSGLISRRDALRVMHKRSHHQETVRGKGRMLVLACPASRVEELLAEANAQGVDIAAYNSATSTTVSGPADQLDALARLARKSRIAGVPVHVDYPFHSRALDEVQEALVADLGMIAAQPPRVPFYSTVSGQALAQGDLDAEYWWHNIRRPVRFADAVAAALAAHPDAAFVEIAPRSLLVGPISDVLRASEAQNPVLPTLAASDPAERDPIRGVVARMVANGVAHEREAVFGAAPAMVEPLPPYPFQPEDYRFEGTAEAINAHGRLIASTPLHPLLGPRVSDGSAEWRNLLDPVLLPYLDDHRVDGGVVIPAAALIEFALAAGRELFGEVALEIAEFDITKAMTFGEDETREVSTRYFEHTGTVEIWSRRRFASGDWILHARGALAPLPNAATLPLPPLPTVHAPILSETAEIYAAAERAGLDYGPRFRAVISTLRDETVGESRLLVPEGGTGAYDDRHVLHPVSLDASFHGLFLARPNRDGERKAHLPIRFRHVRVWKPGVSVTHSVTKLETETDRFKTLSVSLMDADGGRVASIEAAVLRSVHLVKPFMIERTFREDHLAIAPVALPAVAFADSGGDGSEEARQLSLLLKAFAISLAQSVCRDLLSTKAGGSFEGVLREGKVAAVAEPLFGMARDILAMAGGLDSAGDGTRLSATFAMPSPQALLGTLQQRFPAANRELRLAAQALVQIAPFLRRGEIDARSSGFSHDQWDLLGTSASMRDVARQALSGWTASASRPLRVLVAGGWNGGLTEALAEAVQAGRIQATFAVANAERADEQRHWPGIGSLFDMLVIDGTAKAAPSRFDALIGFDIPLSPLHETNAQAMRGALKLMAGDAPILLAQPGDDVHLSFLLGAATPAIWQDGRSLPPGGPAGIRRAVEEMRATAIEPAQSPDGALDLISARAAPASASHHASDAIAIVTGQGAVDPRDRYGLLGATLFASDRVEQLAGWLDTLPDGARATVIVAPDAADTIVLDRLSQRIEALITVLKLLTAARRPYRMLVLTGPASAGDNAGAGEEASIHAFIRVAINEFPEIDLRLVEIASSAPAADLAVILKADNAERELRIAASGIEIGRIRRGMERDALLGSDERAVLHFADGVGLDGFEWLRQSRQEPGKGEIEVEVVAAGLNYRDVMVGLGLLDDDLLGAGLTRAALGFECAGRVSRVGPGVTRLRPGDPVMGFAAGAFASHITCPDWHFFPVPEGLDLEAAATIPVAFATAWYALVERGHVRDGETVLVHGAAGGVGLAAIQIAKLHGAQVLGTASNDARRAIATAAGADAVFDSRRERFADEIRQRIGSVDVVLNSLAGPAMLASFRLLKPFGRFLELGKRDFLDNTQLALRPFLRNIAYSGVDLDELLAADPALVRAMLTKLSEAFASQGLRPLTYRSFEAYEVGAAFRTMQASEHVGKIVIRPPRAARTDLAALNYAARPGLYVVVGGTTGFGFATAQWLARKGASQIALLSRRGAVDDELAPQLAEMHGSGTEVVVETLDVCDKAAVAATLGRLAREYGPLRGVIHAAVHLDDGLIANLTPERLQAVLRTKVDGIINLSDATEDQDLDLFVAYSSATTLIGSPGQGAYVAANGFLEGFMRGRRSRGKPGLAIGWGAIADVGLIARDKQLGQRLRRATGVVPMRAFEALAHLGRLLSLGEAADPVQFYAGLSAGSGGEKLALLKSPAFLNLAQPGGEARAAHAEDLGSSLRDKSREEAIGIVTGVLRREVAEILRMAEGKVDLTRPLADLGLDSLMALELHMALENAIGVQIAVVGAGDRSLLDMAGTIVDQLDQAQDQEETDPAPTENMQATIIRLANVHSKMDISPKQASEIEAMVRRPSRGAAE; encoded by the coding sequence TTGCCCGGTGCGAATAGCCTCGAATCGCTTTGGCGGCTGCTGCTGGAAGGCCGAAACGTCGTCTCGGAGCGGCCGCACGGGCGCTGGAACGTCGAGCGCTTCCTGCGCCCGGGCGATCCTGCCCCCGGATTTTCCTATAGTTTCGCCGGCGGCTATCTCGACGATGCGTTCGGGTTCGATCCGACGCCGTTCAGTATCTCCCCGCGCGAAGCCCAGCAGATGGATCCACAGCAGCGCCTGCTGCTGATGACTGCCTGGCGCGCCTTCGAGGATGCCGGCCTGCCGCCATCGACCCTGGCCGGCCGCAATGTCGGCGTCTACGTCGGCGCCTCGCTCGCCGATTACCAGAGCGCCGGCGCCTTCGATCCGGCGGTGATCGGCAGCCATTTCATGACCGGCAATGCCCTGTCGATCCTGGCGAACCGGCTTTCCTACGTCTTCGACCTGAAGGGGCCGAGCTTCACGGTCGATGCGGCCTGTTCCTCATCCTTCATCGCGTTGGCGCAGGCGGTGGCGGCACTGCGTGCCGGGGATGTCGATCTTGCGATTGTCGGCGGCGTCAACATGCTGCTCTCGCCGGTGCCCTTTATCGGCTTCTCTCAGGCGCGCATGCTGTCGACGACGGGGCTGTGCCGGCCATTCTCCGAGGCCGCCGACGGCTATGTGCGCTCCGAAGGCGCGGTCGTGCTCGTGCTTCAGCGGGAAACCGAGGCGATCGCGGATGGCCGCCGTGTCCGCAGCGTCGTCGTCGCTGCCGGGACGAATGCCGATGGCCGGACGAACGGCATCTCGCTGCCGTCGCAGGATACGCAGCAGCAGCTGATCGAAATGACCTATCGGAACGCAGGCTTTGCCCCCGATGTCCTGGCCTTCGTCGAGGCGCATGGGACTGGGACGAAGATCGGCGATCCCATCGAGGCTGCGGCGATCGGCGAGGCGCTCGGCCGGCATCGCGCTGCGCCGCTGCCGATAGGCTCGATCAAGTCGAATCTCGGCCATCTGGAGGCGGCTTCGGGGCTCGCGAGCCTGCTCAAGGCAAGCCTGGCGCTGGAGCATCGCCTCGTTCCTCGGTCGCTGTTCTCCGAGACGCCGAACACGGCGATCCCCTTCGATGATCTCAATCTGCAGCCTCTCGTCGAGCCCCTCGCCTTGCCGTCCGATGGCCGCGATCTCGTCGCGGGAATCTGCAATTACGGCTTCGGCGGGACCAATGGCCACGCGATCCTGCGCTCGGCGCGTAGCGAGGAGCAGGGTAGGGCAAGCGCTGGGGTTTCCCGGCCGGCCGAGATGCTGCTGGTTTCTGCCAGCACGGCCGAAGCGCTGAAGGCGCGTGCGTTGCAGGCCGCCGAGGCGATCTCAGGCGACCGCCCTATCGAGCGGATCGCAAGCGCGCTTGCCTATCAATGCGAATGGCTACCGCACCGGCTTGCCGTTTCCCTCCCGGAGAAACCAACCGCGGCGGCGGATGTGGCGGCCAGCCTACGCGCCTTCGCGCAGAACTCGGATTCCCGCAAGGACAGCTCCGCGGCCGTGGTTCACGGCGCCGCGCGGCCTGCGGTCTTCGTGTTCAGCGGCAATGGCGCGCAATTCGTCGGGATGGGGCGCGCGGCCTATCGCGTCAATGCCGCCTTCCGGCATGAGGTCGACGAGATCGACCGAATTTATAAAGAGATCGCTGGCTGGTCGATCACCGAGTTCCTGCGCGACGGCGTGTCTGACGAGGAGCTCGAACGGACCTCGATCGCGCAGCCATTGATTTTCGCGGTCCAGTCGGCGCTCGCCGCCGTTCTCGCTGAATACGGCATCCGCCCCGTCGGCATCCTCGGCCATAGCGTCGGGGAAATCGCGGCGGTGGAATGCTCCGGCCTGATCTCCCGGCGCGATGCGTTGCGGGTGATGCACAAGCGCAGTCACCATCAGGAAACGGTGCGCGGCAAGGGCCGGATGCTGGTCCTGGCCTGTCCCGCATCGCGGGTGGAGGAGCTGCTCGCCGAAGCCAACGCGCAGGGTGTCGACATCGCCGCCTATAACAGCGCGACTTCGACGACTGTCTCCGGCCCTGCCGACCAGCTCGATGCCCTCGCGCGACTGGCGCGCAAGAGCCGCATCGCAGGCGTTCCCGTGCATGTCGACTACCCCTTCCATTCGCGGGCGCTCGACGAGGTTCAGGAGGCGCTTGTCGCCGATCTCGGCATGATCGCGGCGCAACCGCCGCGCGTGCCGTTCTATTCGACGGTGTCGGGGCAAGCCCTGGCTCAAGGCGATCTCGATGCGGAATACTGGTGGCACAATATCCGCCGGCCGGTTCGTTTCGCCGATGCGGTCGCGGCCGCGCTGGCCGCCCATCCCGATGCGGCCTTTGTCGAGATTGCGCCGCGCTCGCTTCTGGTCGGGCCGATTTCGGATGTCCTGCGGGCGAGCGAGGCCCAGAATCCGGTGCTGCCGACGCTGGCGGCCAGCGACCCTGCCGAGCGCGATCCGATCCGCGGGGTTGTCGCGCGCATGGTGGCGAACGGTGTCGCCCATGAGCGGGAGGCGGTTTTCGGCGCCGCGCCGGCGATGGTCGAGCCGCTGCCGCCCTATCCCTTCCAGCCGGAGGACTACCGCTTCGAGGGGACGGCCGAGGCGATCAACGCCCATGGCCGCCTGATCGCGAGCACGCCGCTGCATCCGCTGCTCGGGCCGCGCGTTTCGGACGGCTCGGCGGAGTGGCGGAATCTGCTCGACCCGGTCCTGCTACCCTATCTCGACGATCACCGCGTCGATGGTGGTGTGGTCATCCCGGCTGCGGCGCTGATCGAGTTCGCACTGGCCGCTGGCCGCGAGCTGTTCGGAGAGGTGGCGCTGGAGATCGCGGAATTCGACATCACCAAGGCGATGACCTTCGGCGAGGACGAGACGCGCGAGGTCTCGACCCGCTATTTCGAGCATACCGGCACCGTTGAGATCTGGAGCCGCCGGCGCTTCGCCAGCGGCGATTGGATACTGCACGCGCGCGGCGCGCTCGCCCCCTTGCCGAACGCCGCGACGCTGCCCTTGCCGCCGCTCCCGACCGTCCATGCCCCGATCCTGAGCGAGACGGCGGAGATCTATGCGGCGGCCGAGCGGGCCGGACTCGATTACGGGCCGCGTTTCCGGGCGGTGATCTCGACGCTCCGGGATGAGACCGTCGGCGAGAGCCGCCTCCTCGTTCCCGAGGGCGGAACCGGCGCTTATGACGACCGGCATGTGCTGCATCCGGTCTCGCTGGATGCCAGCTTCCACGGTCTCTTCCTGGCCCGTCCCAACCGGGACGGCGAGCGCAAGGCGCATCTTCCGATTCGCTTCCGGCATGTCCGGGTCTGGAAGCCGGGGGTAAGCGTCACCCATTCGGTGACGAAGCTGGAGACCGAGACCGATCGCTTCAAGACGCTCTCCGTCTCGTTGATGGACGCTGACGGCGGGCGCGTCGCCTCGATCGAGGCCGCGGTGCTGCGCTCGGTTCATCTCGTCAAGCCGTTCATGATCGAGCGGACCTTTCGCGAAGACCATCTCGCGATCGCGCCGGTCGCGTTGCCGGCTGTCGCGTTCGCCGATAGCGGCGGTGACGGCTCCGAGGAGGCGCGGCAACTCTCGCTGCTGCTGAAGGCTTTTGCCATCTCGCTGGCGCAGAGCGTCTGCCGCGATCTGCTCTCGACCAAAGCCGGCGGCAGTTTCGAAGGCGTCTTGAGGGAAGGCAAGGTCGCCGCCGTCGCCGAACCGCTCTTCGGCATGGCCAGGGATATTCTCGCGATGGCCGGCGGGCTGGACAGTGCCGGGGACGGCACGCGTCTCTCCGCGACATTCGCCATGCCGTCGCCCCAGGCCCTGCTCGGCACGCTCCAGCAGCGCTTCCCGGCCGCCAACCGCGAACTGCGTCTGGCGGCGCAAGCGCTGGTACAGATCGCCCCGTTTCTGCGCCGGGGCGAGATCGACGCCCGCTCTAGCGGCTTTTCTCATGACCAGTGGGACCTCCTCGGCACTTCCGCGTCGATGCGCGACGTGGCGAGACAGGCGCTCAGCGGCTGGACCGCGTCCGCCTCGCGCCCGCTGCGCGTGCTCGTTGCGGGCGGCTGGAATGGCGGGCTGACCGAGGCGCTGGCGGAGGCCGTCCAGGCCGGACGCATCCAGGCGACTTTCGCCGTGGCGAATGCCGAGCGGGCCGACGAGCAGCGGCACTGGCCGGGGATCGGCAGCCTCTTCGACATGCTGGTGATCGACGGTACCGCGAAAGCCGCTCCGAGCCGCTTCGATGCGCTGATCGGCTTCGACATACCGCTCTCTCCGCTTCATGAGACGAATGCACAGGCGATGCGTGGCGCGCTGAAGCTGATGGCCGGCGATGCGCCGATCCTGCTCGCCCAGCCCGGCGACGACGTGCATCTGTCGTTCCTGCTCGGCGCGGCGACGCCCGCGATCTGGCAGGATGGCAGGAGCTTGCCGCCCGGCGGGCCGGCCGGAATCCGCCGTGCTGTCGAGGAGATGCGTGCGACCGCGATCGAGCCGGCCCAGAGCCCGGACGGCGCGCTGGATTTGATCAGCGCTCGCGCCGCTCCGGCCTCGGCGTCGCATCATGCGTCGGACGCCATCGCCATCGTGACCGGACAGGGCGCGGTCGATCCACGCGACCGTTACGGCCTGTTGGGGGCGACGCTGTTCGCAAGCGACCGGGTCGAGCAGCTTGCCGGCTGGCTCGACACCTTGCCAGACGGCGCACGCGCAACCGTCATCGTCGCGCCCGACGCAGCCGATACGATCGTCCTCGACCGGCTATCCCAGCGCATCGAGGCGCTGATCACGGTACTGAAGCTGCTCACTGCCGCCCGACGTCCGTACCGGATGCTGGTCCTGACCGGGCCTGCTTCGGCCGGCGACAACGCCGGGGCTGGCGAGGAAGCCAGCATCCACGCCTTCATCCGCGTCGCAATCAACGAGTTTCCCGAGATCGACCTCCGTCTCGTCGAGATCGCCTCGTCGGCGCCGGCGGCGGACCTCGCCGTTATCCTGAAGGCCGACAATGCCGAGCGGGAGCTGCGGATCGCCGCTTCCGGCATTGAAATCGGTCGCATCCGGCGCGGCATGGAGCGTGATGCGCTGCTCGGTAGCGATGAACGCGCCGTCCTGCATTTCGCCGATGGCGTCGGCCTCGACGGTTTCGAATGGCTGCGGCAATCGCGCCAGGAACCGGGCAAGGGCGAAATCGAGGTCGAGGTCGTTGCCGCTGGCCTGAACTACCGCGATGTCATGGTCGGCCTCGGGCTCCTCGACGACGATCTTCTTGGCGCCGGCCTGACGCGCGCCGCGCTTGGTTTCGAATGCGCTGGCCGGGTGAGCCGTGTCGGCCCCGGCGTGACGCGCCTGCGGCCGGGCGATCCCGTGATGGGCTTTGCTGCCGGTGCCTTCGCCTCGCACATCACATGTCCCGACTGGCATTTCTTCCCGGTTCCGGAAGGGCTCGACCTCGAAGCTGCCGCGACCATCCCCGTGGCCTTCGCGACCGCCTGGTATGCTCTCGTCGAGCGCGGTCATGTCCGTGACGGCGAGACGGTCCTGGTGCATGGCGCAGCCGGCGGCGTCGGCCTCGCCGCGATCCAGATTGCCAAGCTGCACGGAGCGCAGGTCCTTGGCACGGCGAGCAACGATGCGCGACGCGCCATCGCGACGGCGGCAGGCGCGGATGCGGTCTTCGATTCCCGCCGCGAACGTTTCGCGGACGAGATCCGCCAGCGGATCGGCAGCGTTGATGTCGTGCTGAACTCGCTGGCAGGACCAGCGATGCTGGCGAGCTTCCGCCTGCTCAAGCCCTTCGGCCGCTTCCTCGAACTCGGCAAGCGGGACTTCCTCGACAACACGCAGCTCGCCTTGCGGCCGTTCCTGCGCAACATCGCCTATAGCGGCGTCGATCTCGACGAATTGCTGGCGGCCGACCCTGCACTGGTTCGCGCGATGCTGACGAAGCTGTCCGAGGCTTTCGCAAGCCAAGGGCTGCGGCCTCTGACCTATCGCAGCTTCGAAGCCTATGAGGTCGGCGCGGCGTTCCGGACGATGCAGGCCTCCGAGCATGTCGGCAAGATCGTGATCCGCCCGCCGCGCGCGGCGCGGACTGATCTCGCCGCGCTGAACTATGCCGCTCGCCCCGGCCTCTACGTCGTCGTCGGCGGCACGACCGGCTTCGGCTTCGCAACGGCGCAATGGCTCGCGCGGAAGGGAGCTTCGCAGATCGCGCTGCTCTCCCGGCGCGGCGCCGTCGATGACGAACTTGCTCCGCAGCTTGCCGAGATGCACGGGAGCGGCACCGAGGTTGTCGTCGAAACGCTCGATGTCTGCGACAAGGCTGCCGTCGCCGCGACGCTCGGCCGTCTAGCGCGGGAATATGGACCGCTGCGGGGCGTCATCCACGCCGCCGTGCATCTCGACGACGGGCTGATCGCCAATTTGACGCCGGAGCGTCTGCAGGCGGTGCTGCGGACCAAGGTCGACGGTATCATCAACCTCTCGGACGCGACCGAGGACCAGGATCTCGATCTCTTTGTCGCCTATTCATCGGCGACGACGCTGATCGGCAGCCCGGGGCAGGGCGCCTATGTCGCCGCCAACGGCTTCCTCGAAGGCTTCATGCGTGGCCGCCGCAGCCGGGGCAAGCCCGGTCTCGCCATCGGCTGGGGCGCCATCGCGGATGTCGGCCTGATCGCGCGCGACAAGCAGCTCGGGCAGCGCCTGCGCCGGGCGACGGGCGTTGTGCCGATGCGCGCCTTCGAGGCGTTGGCGCATCTTGGCCGTCTGCTCAGCCTGGGCGAAGCGGCTGATCCCGTGCAGTTCTATGCTGGGCTTTCGGCCGGCTCTGGGGGCGAGAAACTCGCCTTGCTCAAGAGTCCGGCTTTCCTCAATCTCGCCCAGCCGGGCGGCGAGGCGCGGGCCGCCCATGCCGAAGACCTCGGCTCCAGCTTGCGCGATAAGAGCCGCGAGGAGGCGATCGGAATCGTTACCGGTGTGCTCCGCCGCGAGGTCGCCGAGATCTTGCGTATGGCGGAAGGCAAGGTCGACCTGACGCGCCCGCTCGCCGATCTCGGCCTCGACTCGCTGATGGCGCTCGAACTCCACATGGCGCTCGAGAATGCCATCGGCGTCCAGATCGCGGTGGTTGGTGCTGGCGACCGCAGCCTGCTCGACATGGCCGGCACGATCGTCGACCAGCTCGATCAGGCGCAGGATCAGGAAGAGACCGACCCGGCTCCGACGGAGAACATGCAGGCGACCATCATCCGGCTCGCCAATGTGCATTCGAAGATGGATATCTCGCCCAAGCAGGCTAGCGAGATCGAGGCGATGGTTCGCCGGCCCAGCCGTGGCGCCGCCGAATGA
- a CDS encoding aminotransferase class I/II-fold pyridoxal phosphate-dependent enzyme — protein MSDDNKPLSDGALADLLAQMNAAPRAAPASAARAVRPRPRVSMAFEDHPLYQQMKFQRGFADFAKLQNPYYRLHDAQAGATSVIDGKPVVNFASYDYLGLNGHLEITDAVGKAVAVFGTSVSASRITAGERRVHRDLEKALARNYEAEDCIAFVSGHAGAVSSIATLLGPKDLILHDALIHNCIVVGAQLSGATRRLFPHNDLDALEAMLATDRHRFERVLIVSEGLFSMDGDGPDLARLIAIKQDFSAWLMIDDAHGLGVLGASGRGIFEHQDVAPDGVDLWLGTLSKSLVSCGGYVAGCAAVVDLLKHQAPGFVYSVGMPASNAVAATVALDLMRREPERVARLQSQSQRFRTRARQAGLDTGESWGFGVVPIVIGETVPTVILAQRLLEQGINAFPIVPPGVPEKAARLRFFINATHGDAQIDDAVDGLVREIRNLGDASLKQILRG, from the coding sequence ATGAGCGATGACAACAAGCCTCTGTCCGATGGCGCTCTGGCCGATCTGCTGGCGCAGATGAATGCGGCGCCCCGTGCCGCGCCGGCCTCGGCCGCGCGCGCCGTTCGGCCGCGGCCGCGCGTCAGTATGGCCTTCGAGGATCATCCGCTCTACCAGCAGATGAAATTCCAGCGCGGCTTCGCCGATTTCGCCAAGCTGCAGAACCCCTATTACCGTCTGCACGATGCCCAGGCTGGCGCGACCTCGGTGATAGACGGCAAGCCGGTCGTCAATTTCGCGTCCTACGACTATCTCGGCCTGAACGGTCATCTTGAGATCACAGATGCGGTGGGCAAGGCCGTAGCGGTGTTCGGAACCTCGGTCTCGGCCAGCCGGATCACGGCCGGCGAGCGCCGCGTCCATCGCGATCTCGAAAAGGCGCTGGCGCGCAACTACGAGGCGGAAGACTGCATCGCCTTCGTCTCGGGCCATGCCGGCGCAGTCTCCTCGATCGCGACATTGCTCGGGCCGAAGGATCTGATCCTGCATGACGCCCTGATTCATAATTGCATCGTGGTCGGCGCCCAGCTCTCCGGCGCTACGCGGCGGCTTTTTCCCCATAACGATCTCGATGCGCTCGAAGCCATGCTCGCGACGGACCGGCACCGCTTCGAGCGCGTGCTGATCGTCAGCGAGGGCCTGTTCTCGATGGATGGCGACGGTCCCGATCTGGCGCGCCTCATCGCGATCAAGCAGGATTTCTCGGCCTGGCTGATGATCGACGATGCACATGGCCTCGGCGTGCTGGGCGCGAGCGGACGCGGCATCTTCGAGCATCAGGATGTCGCGCCCGATGGCGTCGATCTCTGGCTCGGTACGCTGTCGAAGTCGCTCGTCAGTTGCGGAGGTTATGTCGCCGGCTGCGCCGCCGTGGTCGATCTGCTGAAGCACCAGGCGCCGGGCTTCGTCTACAGCGTCGGAATGCCCGCATCGAACGCGGTCGCCGCCACCGTCGCGCTCGACCTGATGAGGCGCGAGCCGGAGCGTGTCGCGCGGCTCCAGAGCCAGTCGCAGCGCTTTCGCACGCGCGCACGGCAGGCCGGGCTCGATACCGGCGAAAGCTGGGGCTTTGGCGTCGTCCCGATCGTCATCGGCGAAACCGTGCCGACCGTCATACTGGCGCAGCGCCTGCTCGAACAAGGCATCAACGCCTTCCCGATCGTGCCGCCAGGTGTGCCCGAGAAGGCTGCGCGCCTGCGCTTCTTCATCAACGCGACGCATGGCGACGCTCAGATCGACGATGCCGTCGACGGCCTGGTTCGGGAAATCCGGAATCTCGGCGATGCATCCCTGAAGCAGATCCTGCGGGGCTGA
- a CDS encoding glycosyltransferase family 4 protein → MPKNILLEAHATMLKQGTGIATYARNLASTATGLGYDVELLLGTEQRVNRRDPLLSEVVLNDAVDPKAIDPLKLVARGIDWVTGVPGGVKAQRLPNPRIVVDRGSGGSAERSHPTYGAVRLWERASMHFNRFGHRMPVRSEGRHDLFHVTRPTPAFVKGAANIYTIHDIVPLRLPYATLDKKKYFYTMIKHLVEKADHIVTVSEFTRKDVQEFFRIPDDRITNTWQSVSMSETVLSVSDEEAARDVDNRYGLAFKEYFLFLGAIEPKKNISRLVEAYAASGSTRPLILVGGLGWLYEQDVEMLKDERLLSWRFDGSHIRPERRVQRLPYVPLGSLLSLIRGARGVLFPSLYEGFGLPILEAMMLGTPVITSNTSSLPEVAGDAAMLVNPYHIEEIRDAIRTLDADADLRAELVSRGRKRAEFFSPARHAERVKAVYDRVLG, encoded by the coding sequence GTGCCGAAGAATATCCTCCTCGAAGCACATGCGACGATGCTCAAGCAGGGCACCGGCATCGCCACCTATGCCCGCAACCTCGCAAGCACGGCGACAGGTCTGGGCTACGACGTGGAACTGCTGCTCGGCACCGAGCAGCGCGTCAACCGGCGTGACCCGCTCCTGTCGGAAGTGGTTCTCAACGATGCCGTCGATCCGAAGGCGATTGACCCGCTGAAGCTGGTTGCACGCGGGATCGACTGGGTGACCGGCGTCCCCGGCGGGGTCAAGGCGCAGCGCCTGCCGAACCCGCGCATCGTCGTCGACCGCGGTTCCGGTGGTTCCGCCGAGCGAAGCCATCCGACCTATGGCGCGGTCCGGCTCTGGGAGCGCGCTTCCATGCATTTCAACCGCTTCGGGCACCGCATGCCAGTGCGCTCCGAGGGCCGGCACGATCTGTTCCATGTGACGCGCCCGACACCGGCCTTCGTCAAGGGCGCGGCCAATATCTACACGATCCACGATATCGTGCCGCTGCGCCTGCCTTATGCGACCCTCGACAAGAAAAAATACTTCTACACGATGATCAAGCATCTCGTGGAGAAGGCGGACCATATCGTCACGGTCTCGGAGTTCACGCGCAAGGACGTCCAGGAGTTCTTCAGGATACCGGACGATCGCATCACCAATACCTGGCAGTCGGTCTCGATGAGCGAGACGGTCCTGTCCGTTTCGGACGAGGAGGCGGCGCGCGACGTCGACAACCGCTACGGATTGGCCTTCAAGGAGTATTTCCTGTTCCTGGGTGCCATCGAGCCCAAGAAGAACATCTCGCGATTGGTCGAAGCCTATGCGGCTTCGGGGTCGACGCGCCCGCTCATACTGGTCGGCGGCCTCGGCTGGCTCTACGAGCAGGATGTCGAGATGCTCAAGGACGAGCGCCTGCTGAGCTGGCGCTTCGATGGCTCGCATATCCGGCCGGAGCGGCGCGTCCAGCGCCTGCCCTATGTGCCGCTGGGCTCGCTCCTGTCCCTGATCCGTGGCGCGCGCGGCGTCCTCTTCCCCTCGCTCTATGAAGGCTTCGGGCTCCCGATCCTCGAAGCCATGATGCTGGGGACGCCGGTGATCACCTCCAATACCAGCTCCCTGCCGGAGGTGGCCGGCGATGCGGCGATGCTGGTCAATCCCTACCATATCGAGGAGATCCGCGATGCGATCCGGACGCTCGACGCCGATGCCGATCTGCGCGCTGAACTGGTCAGCAGAGGGCGCAAGCGCGCCGAGTTCTTCTCGCCGGCGCGGCATGCCGAGCGGGTAAAGGCGGTTTACGATCGCGTCCTCGGCTAA